CTGAGTTGGAATGGCTTATGCACTTTGGGGGCAGACAAACAACAGATGAACTGCTGTGTCGGGTAAACTGACCTGACACGGCCCATTAATCTGAAACTAGCTGCCCAACTCACACCACCTGGGATTTGCAAAGCATAAATCATCCTATCAGGACAATCGTCACGGGTCACACTTTTTTTTAATAATCACCGGCAAGTGAGTTGAATGTATCAGTTTTGGAGTGACTAGGGTTTGAGGCGCTGTTTATGCCGGCACTGACATCGATTCCCTGTTTAAGTAAGGCGTGGTTGTTAGCGGCGGTGAGGTCGGTTTGGCAATTAAATAACCCTGCACAAAGGTTGCCCCTCGCTCGCGCACCCAATTCAGTTCCTCTAAAGATTCAATGCCTTCGGCGATTGTTCTAATCTCCAACTGCTGGGCAATTTCCAGTAGCTTTTCAGTAATCAGTGCTTTATAAGGATCTTGATGTACATTGCGAATCAACTGCATATCCAACTTAATAAAGTCTGGACGTAATTGGTGAATTAAATTTAAGTTAGAATACCCGCTGCCAAAATCATCGAGTGCGATTAGAAATCCAGCGTCTTGGTAAAACTTTAAAATTTTGACGAGGTGACGAATATCTGGGGGTTGCTCTGATTCTGCTACTTCAAATACAACATTATTATGAGGAATTCCCGCTTCATCAATAGCCCGCACAGTCATGCGTAAACAGGTCGTGGGGTCGTAAACAGAAGTGGGCGAGAAGTTGATAAATACTAGCTCCTTAATGCCGTGTCGGCTGGCTTCGCGAATCGCACTTGTTCTGGCTAAAGCATCGAGTTGAAATACAAGGCCGGCCTTTTCCGCTTGGCCAAAAATGCGCCCCGGTGCAATTAAGTTTCCCCCATCATCCAAACCTCGCAGCAATGCCTCGTGAGCGAAAATTTGGGAAGTATCTGCGCTATAAACTATCGGCTGAAAATGACTGGTAATCCGCTCTGTGGCTAGCAAATCTAACAACCACTCTGATTCGTTGAGGCTGTTAAAGTTCTCCAGGGACATCATCCGCGAGAAATCCCCCAACTGCGGCTCTTGAAGCTCAGGCATCAACAGGACTTGTGTCTCTTTTAACTCCTTACTTGTGAGCTTGGTTGTTAGCAAGTTTTTGTAGCATTCAATATTATTCTTGTCAAGAATAATATTTAAGCATTTGCCTTCTTCTATCACCTGATAAGCGAGCTGAGCTTTGTATAAAGCTGACGTTACCTTATGATGAGTGTGTCCTATCGGAAACCAGAGATATAGGCTTCCACTGTCTTCAATTTTTTCTGGTAGCGTTTCACAACGCTTGCAGCGTCCTACACCTTGGCTACTTGCATCCATAAATATTTTCCTATCCTGGTTTGACGTGGCTATAATAGCGTTTAGCGCCCTAAATTCTGAAGCTAGGGGAATAGTAGGGCTTGAGCGAGCTTAAGTTTAGGAAAGCCTATATCTGAGCAACTGCTTAGAGATTAGCTTTAAACGATTATAATACAGATATTTGAGTAAGTCAGCTATCCTTAGTTGTATATTTTGACACAGTTACAGGGGAACTTCACCGGCTAAAAAGAGTCAGAATCAAAAAAATCAGGCGAGATAGCAGCTGCAGGTTACAACAGACGAATTGATCATTCATGCGTCTTATTGACCCAGGGCACAAAAGACAATAAACCTAGAGATAGATGTGCCGGCAGCACCATCTGGTTTAATGAAAAATAAGCATTCCCCAGTTTAAGCAATCTTCAGATTTTTTCCATTAAAGCCTAGGAATCGAGGTCTAAGGTAAGCTAGACTGTAAAATAAATTAACGAGCCTCGTGTGATTGGAGTTGTTTGTAAGAACAAATTCTCCACAGAGTTTTTAATAAATCATCATTTGTTTTATCAAGCGTTGTACTGCGCGACATCTATTGAGATGAACCTATACTGTGGCTTTGGGTCACTGCGTAAGTTCTAAAACAGCCTATTGTTCAAGAAAGTACAGCCTCCTCTGTTAGGGAATAAAGCAACTCCATGACTCGTGAAAGACTCAGCAATCATGGCCTTTCGTCTGTTCAGACATCTCCGGAACGGAAAGTAACCGAATGCTGTCGCCCAGAAGAAATCCAGTGCCGGCGTGAGAAAAAATCTCCTTTTTCCTTTGTAAGTGTACCGGGACTGATTTATCAATTTTTGCAGCGTCAAGACGGTTCTCTCAGTTTCCTTTTCTTGAGTGCTAGCGTTCAGGAATTTTTTGAGGTGGACGCCGGGGAGATGGAGTCGGATACTGAAATCCTGATCTCCATGATTCATCCAGATGATCGGCCAGAATTCTATGACTCGATTTCCAATGCCGGCGACTGTCTGG
This genomic window from Microcoleus sp. FACHB-68 contains:
- a CDS encoding EAL domain-containing protein, which produces MDASSQGVGRCKRCETLPEKIEDSGSLYLWFPIGHTHHKVTSALYKAQLAYQVIEEGKCLNIILDKNNIECYKNLLTTKLTSKELKETQVLLMPELQEPQLGDFSRMMSLENFNSLNESEWLLDLLATERITSHFQPIVYSADTSQIFAHEALLRGLDDGGNLIAPGRIFGQAEKAGLVFQLDALARTSAIREASRHGIKELVFINFSPTSVYDPTTCLRMTVRAIDEAGIPHNNVVFEVAESEQPPDIRHLVKILKFYQDAGFLIALDDFGSGYSNLNLIHQLRPDFIKLDMQLIRNVHQDPYKALITEKLLEIAQQLEIRTIAEGIESLEELNWVRERGATFVQGYLIAKPTSPPLTTTPYLNRESMSVPA